In Primulina eburnea isolate SZY01 chromosome 3, ASM2296580v1, whole genome shotgun sequence, one DNA window encodes the following:
- the LOC140826433 gene encoding phosphoenolpyruvate carboxykinase (ATP) 1, translating to MAATGSGRVTLNKGGPGRNGLPKIHTEKRAEGICHDDSTTPVKAQTIDELHSLQRKKSAPTTPINVGDQAPFAPSEEERSKQQLQSISASLASLTRETGPKVVRGDPARQSETPRVSHVSHPHFTPTIDVSDSALKFTHVLYNLSPGELYEQAIKYEKGSFITSSGALATLSGAKTGRSPKDKRVVRDETTEDVLWWGKGSPNMEMDEHTFMVNRERAVDYLNSLEKVFINDQFLNWDPQNRIKVRIVSARAYHSLFMHNMCIRPTPEELENFGTPDFTIYNAGQFPCNRYTHYMTSSTSIDLNLHRREMVILGTQYAGEMKKGLFSVMHYLMPMRQILSLHSGCNMGKDGDVALFFGLSGTGKTTLSTDHNRYLIGDDEHCWSDNGVSNIEGGCYAKCIDLSKEKEPDIWNAIRFGTVLENVVFDEHTREVDYSEKSVTENTRAAYPIEYIPNAKIPCVASHPKNVILLACDAFGVLPPVSKLSLAQTMYHFISGYTALVAGTEEGVKEPQATFSACFGAAFIMLHPTKYAAMLASKMQKHGATGWLVNTGWSGGRYGSGSRIKLAYTRKIIDAIHSGSLLNANYKKTEVFGLETPTEIEGVPSEILEPMNTWPDKKAYKETLLKLGGLFKNNFEVFVNHKIGKDDKLTDEIIAAGPVF from the exons ATGGCTGCGACCGGTTCTGGACGCGTGACTTTGAACAAGGGCGGCCCCGGCCGGAACGGGCTGCCGAAGATTCACACGGAGAAGAGAGCCGAGGGAATATGCCATGACGACAGTACGACGCCGGTGAAGGCTCAGACGATAGACGAACTTCATTCTCTTCagagaaagaaatctgctccgaCCACTCCAATCAATGTTGGGGATCAAGCACCATTTGCCCCGTCGGAAGAGGAACGTAGCAAGCAGCAACTCCAGTCGATAAG TGCTTCATTAGCATCTCTGACCAGAGAGACAGGACCAAAGGTTGTGAGAGGAGACCCTGCTAGGCAGTCGGAGACCCCACGCGTTTCTCATGTGAGCCACCCCCATTTTACCCCCACCATTGATGTCAGTGACAGCGCTCTGAAATTCACTCATGTCCTCTACAACCTTTCTCCTGGAG AGCTATATGAACAAGCCATAAAATATGAGAAGGGGTCTTTCATCACATCTAGCGGTGCATTGGCAACCCTTTCCGGTGCCAAGACCGGCCGCTCTCCCAAGGACAAACGTGTCGTCAGGGACGAGACTACTGAGGATGTTCTTTGGTGGGGAAA AGGATCGCCGAACATGGAAATGGATGAGCACACATTCATGGTTAACAGAGAAAGAGCTGTAGATTACTTGAATTCTCTGGAAAAG GTTTTCATCAATGATCAATTCCTAAATTGGGATCCCCAAAACCGTATCAAAGTCAGGATAGTTTCAGCCAGGGCTTATCATTCCTTGTTCATGCATAACAT GTGTATCCGACCCACTCCTGAAGAGCTGGAGAATTTCGGTACTCCGGACTTCACTATTTACAATGCCGGACAGTTCCCTTGTAATCGTTATACACACTACATGACATCTtctactagcatagatttaaACCTTCATAGAAGGGAAATGGTCATCCTCGGCACCCAGTACGCCGGGGAGATGAAGAAAGGTCTATTCAGTGTGATGCATTATCTCATGCCTATGCGTCAAATCCTCTCCCTACATTCTGGCTGCAATATGGGCAAAGATGGAGATGTTGCCCTCTTCTTTGGCTTGTCAG GCACTGGAAAAACTACGCTGTCAACTGATCACAATCGATACCTAATTGGAGACGATGAACACTGCTGGAGTGATAACGGGGTATCAAATATTGAAGGTGGCTGCTATGCGAAGTGTATTGATCTGTCAAAGGAGAAGGAACCTGATATTTGGAATGCAATCAGATTTGGAACTG TGTTGGAGAATGTGGTTTTTGATGAGCATACGAGGGAAGTGGATTATAGTGAAAAATCTGTGACAG AAAATACTCGGGCAGCGTATCCAATTGAATATATTCCAAATGCCAAAATCCCATGTGTTGCCTCACATCCTAAGAACGTCATTCTCCTGGCATGCGATGCATTTGGCGTGCTTCCACCAGTGAGCAAGCTAAGTCTTGCACAAACGATGTACCATTTCATCAGTGGATACACTGCGCTG GTTGCTGGGACAGAAGAGGGAGTTAAGGAGCCACAAGCCACATTCTCAGCTTGCTTCGGGGCTGCATTCATCATGCTGCATCCCACCAAATATGCAGCCATGCTTGCTTCAAAGATGCAGAAGCATGGTGCAACAGGGTGGCTTGTTAATACTGGCTGGTCCGGTGGACG TTATGGATCTGGGAGTCGCATCAAGTTAGCGTACACTCGAAAAATCATTGATGCCATACACTCCGGCAGCCTGTTGAATGCAAATTACAAGAAGACGGAAGTGTTTGGGCTAGAGACCCCAACTGAAATCGAGGGAGTGCCTTCGGAAATCTTGGAACCGATGAATACT TGGCCAGATAAGAAGGCTTACAAGGAAACACTGCTCAAGTTGGGCGGCCTATTCAAGAACAACTTTGAAGTGTTTGTGAATCACAAGATTGGAAAAGATGATAAACTGACTGATGAGATTATTGCTGCTGGCCCTGTATTCTGA
- the LOC140828244 gene encoding uncharacterized protein has product MAANPPQTFKPYRSILAISHHDHDKASIVKFSPDGLLFAVGSDPNPRTYGISPPKLTFLRKFTGHAGRVTDLSFSSDSRFLATSSDDTTIHLWDVSTGSLVRKLSGHNGLVSCVNFNRESNMIASGSIDETVRIWNVDSGACVTVIPVFSGHITGVDFDPSGSMIAACSLDGVCRIWDPVTGNRMTTIKEPEAPPVGSLKFSSDGKFLLIGNMNNTLGLWNMECRRLHRIYRGHSNTTHPISSTFSGLADRYIVSGSEDKCLCIWDVLTGRLVEKFEAHEGPVVSVSCHPTRNMIASAALKDPNTVKIWTRDY; this is encoded by the exons ATGGCGGCGAACCCTCCACAAACTTTCAAACCGTACCGCTCCATACTTGCAATCTCCCACCACGACCATGACAAAGCATCCATTGTCAAATTTTCCCCCGACGGCCTACTCTTCGCCGTCGGTTCCGACCCTAACCCTCGCACCTACGGCATCTCCCCTCCCAAACTCACCTTCCTCAGAAAATTCACTGGCCACGCAGGTCGTGTCACCGACCTTTCCTTCTCCTCCGACAGCCGCTTCCTTGCCACCTCTTCCGACGATACCACCATTCACCTCTGGGACGTCTCCACGGGGTCCCTCGTCAGAAAATTGAGCGGCCACAACGGTCTTGTGTCCTGCGTAAATTTTAATCGGGAATCCAACATGATCGCCTCTGGATCCATTGATGAAACCGTCCGAATTTGGAATGTGGACTCTGGAGCATGCGTGACGGTTATTCCCGTATTCTCGGGCCACATAACCGGCGTTGATTTCGATCCATCCGGATCGATGATCGCAGCATGTAGCCTAGACGGGGTCTGTAGGATTTGGGATCCGGTTACTGGCAATAGGATGACCACGATCAAGGAACCGGAGGCTCCGCCGGTTggttctctcaagttttcttccGACGGGAAGTTTCTTCTTATCGGAAATATGAACAACACTCTG GGGCTTTGGAATATGGAATGTCGCAGGTTACATAGGATATACCGCGGACATTCGAACACGACTCATCCGATCTCGTCGACGTTTTCAGGCCTAGCTGACAGGTACATCGTGAGCGGGTCCGAAGATAAATGCTTGTGCATTTGGGATGTCCTTACTGGAAGACTGGTTGAAAAATTTGAAGCCCATGAGGGACCTGTGGTATCTGTATCTTGCCACCCAACCCGGAATATGATCGCATCCGCGGCTCTCAAAGACCCCAACACCGTCAAGATTTGGACGCGGGATTACTAG
- the LOC140828245 gene encoding uncharacterized protein → MAASFVEPLKSHSVADAAVNFADSKPLKVCFSYAAYAKNLIHRLLSSNIPVEVGLSDAEFSAVEASFHVTFPPDLRSILREGLPVGQGFPNWRSSSKQQLDILTNLPILEICREVSRNEFWLESWGDKPDDGDECVNLAKGFLKKAPALVPIYRHFYIPGTPCMAGNPVFYVHRGDVKLWSFDIAGFFQQIEFRMSGNSDRVLRRPRLSDLLTAPAWAATEAKRIELWSQLAETAGNVAARDEAGGWWSGELGGCLEDVCSRLREGGWKEEDVREMMMVDGGDVQTNFNDHGESLEEYCGSMRRRVTVLSRRLLRGGWSMEDVAESLGSPEDYYRNRIVEGGESCFDFAMHEDTSS, encoded by the coding sequence ATGGCCGCAAGCTTCGTCGAGCCACTCAAATCCCACTCCGTTGCCGACGCCGCCGTGAACTTTGCCGATTCTAAACCTTTAAAAGTCTGCTTTTCGTATGCAGCTTACGCCAAGAACTTGATACACCGTCTTCTCTCGTCGAATATTCCTGTGGAGGTTGGCCTTTCGGATGCCGAATTCTCTGCCGTGGAGGCATCATTTCATGTTACATTTCCGCCGGACCTCCGGTCCATCCTCCGAGAAGGATTACCCGTTGGCCAAGGGTTCCCTAACTGGAGATCTTCATCCAAACAACAGCTTGATATTCTTACAAATCTCCCCATATTGGAAATCTGCAGGGAAGTTTCAAGAAATGAATTTTGGCTTGAGTCTTGGGGAGATAAGCCTGATGATGGTGATGAATGTGTGAATTTGGCTAAAGGGTTCTTGAAAAAGGCTCCGGCTCTAGTTCCGATTTACCGGCATTTTTACATTCCGGGGACGCCGTGTATGGCGGGGAATCCGGTGTTTTACGTGCATAGAGGGGATGTTAAATTATGGAGTTTTGATATTGCTGGATTTTTTCAACAGATCGAATTCAGAATGAGTGGAAATAGCGATAGAGTTTTAAGGCGTCCGAGGTTGTCTGATTTGCTCACTGCGCCAGCATGGGCCGCTACGGAAGCGAAGAGGATCGAGCTGTGGTCGCAGCTGGCAGAAACAGCGGGGAATGTGGCGGCGCGTGATGAAGCGGGCGGGTGGTGGAGTGGGGAGTTGGGAGGATGTTTGGAGGACGTGTGTTCGAGATTGAGGGAAGGAGGGTGGAAAGAAGAGGATGTGAGGGAGATGATGATGGTGGACGGCGGTGATGTTCAGACGAATTTTAATGATCATGGTGAGAGTTTAGAAGAATACTGTGGAAGTATGCGGCGGCGCGTGACGGTGCTGTCGAGAAGATTGTTACGTGGCGGGTGGAGCATGGAGGATGTGGCGGAGTCGCTTGGATCTCCGGAGGATTACTATCGAAATAGGATCGTGGAAGGCGGCGAATCTTGCTTTGATTTTGCGATGCATGAGGATACGAGTTCGTAG
- the LOC140828246 gene encoding EPIDERMAL PATTERNING FACTOR-like protein 2 gives MGHSQIPICRYKFRHFLAVSFLILLISSLEGRILSPNADNKKIVNEDKLSALRPQIGSRPPRCEGRCSSCGHCVAIQVPTNPQSRNKIKNSAEVLATAFARDDYHSNYKPMSWKCKCGNLLFNP, from the exons ATGGGTCACAGTCAAATTCCCATATGCCGCTATAAATTCCGCCATTTTCTGGCAGTATCTTTTCTCATTCTCCTGATTTCAAGCTTGGAAG GCAGGATTCTGTCACCAAATGCTGACAACAAGAAG ATTGTGAATGAAGACAAGTTAAGTGCCCTAAGACCGCAAATCGGGTCGAGGCCACCGCGATGCGAGGGGAGATGCAGTTCTTGTGGTCATTGTGTAGCCATTCAAGTGCCTACGAATCCCCAGTCAAGAAACAAAATCAAGAACTCCGCCGAAGTTTTAGCCACTGCTTTCGCAAGAGACGACTACCATTCTAACTACAAGCCAATGAGCTGGAAATGTAAATGTGGGAACCTCCTTTTTAACCCATAA
- the LOC140826436 gene encoding probable xyloglucan endotransglucosylase/hydrolase protein 7 → MVTLRLVLCLIMAVLSCGVVKGRPATFQQDFRVTWTESHIRQIDGGKTIQLVLDQNSGSGFASKYQYLFGRVSMKIKLVPGDSAGTVAAFYMISEIFGKRDELDFEFLGNRSGQPYTVQTNVYANGKGDREQRVNLWFDPSIGFHDYAIQWNHQRIVFSVDGVPIRVFKNNEARGVSYPKLQPMGIYSTLWEADDWATRGGLEKIDWSKAPFYAYYTDFDIEGCKVPGPADCASNPNNWWEGAAYKELSPEAARRYRWVRMNHMIYDYCTDKARYPVPPPECHAGI, encoded by the exons atggtCACATTAAGGTTAGTGTTATGCTTGATTATGGCTGTACTTTCGTGTGGCGTGGTTAAGGGTCGACCCGCCACGTTTCAGCAGGATTTTCGGGTTACTTGGACGGAATCTCACATTCGCCAGATTGATGGAGGGAAGACAATTCAGCTAGTTCTTGATCAAAATTCAG GAAGCGGGTTTGCTTCCAAGTACCAATATCTGTTTGGACGTGTTAGCATGAAGATTAAGCTCGTACCCGGTGACTCTGCTGGAACAGTCGCTGCTTTCTAC aTGATCTCTGAAATATTTGGGAAACGAGACGAGCTGGATTTCGAATTCCTGGGTAATCGAAGTGGGCAGCCCTACACTGTCCAAACAAACGTGTACGCTAACGGAAAAGGTGACAGGGAACAAAGAGTCAACCTTTGGTTTGATCCTTCAATTGGTTTTCACGATTATGCCATACAATGGAATCATCAACGTATTGT TTTTTCGGTGGATGGAGTGCCGATCAGGGTTTTCAAAAACAACGAGGCAAGGGGAGTTTCGTACCCGAAGTTACAGCCTATGGGAATTTACTCCACGCTATGGGAAGCCGATGACTGGGCAACAAGGGGAGGTCTCGAGAAGATAGATTGGAGCAAAGCCCCATTTTATGCATATTACACTGACTTCGACATCGAAGGGTGCAAGGTTCCAGGACCCGCGGATTGTGCCTCGAATCCTAACAATTGGTGGGAGGGTGCAGCATACAAAGAGTTGAGCCCTGAGGCGGCCAGGCGATACCGATGGGTGCGAATGAATCATATGATCTACGACTACTGTACCGACAAGGCCCGTTACCCGGTTCCCCCACCTGAATGTCATGCGGGAATTTGA